A single Herpetosiphonaceae bacterium DNA region contains:
- a CDS encoding DinB family protein: MNSLLENEFPLHETQRLRYDLLQTLTDGDLAYQLPGDNPTLGALCREMGDVEYSYIQSFKTFTHEWSHRTTEPDLATSVARLLAWYTTLDHEFETVIRGFSEDELHHKQIDRGRGVTVSPYVQFQIYREAVLMFYAKAMVYLKALQKPINDQWRAWIG; encoded by the coding sequence ATGAACAGTCTGCTTGAAAACGAGTTTCCGTTACACGAAACCCAACGCCTGCGGTACGATCTGCTGCAGACGTTGACCGATGGCGACTTGGCCTATCAGCTGCCGGGCGATAATCCAACCCTCGGTGCGTTGTGCCGGGAGATGGGCGACGTGGAGTATAGCTATATCCAGTCCTTCAAAACCTTCACCCACGAGTGGTCCCATCGCACCACGGAGCCAGACCTCGCCACCAGCGTCGCGCGCCTCCTGGCCTGGTACACGACGCTTGATCACGAATTCGAGACCGTCATCCGCGGGTTCTCCGAGGATGAGTTGCACCACAAACAGATTGATCGGGGACGGGGCGTTACGGTGTCCCCCTATGTCCAGTTCCAGATCTACCGCGAGGCAGTATTAATGTTCTACGCCAAAGCCATGGTGTATCTCAAGGCGCTCCAAAA